Proteins from a genomic interval of Coraliomargarita sinensis:
- a CDS encoding alpha-amylase family glycosyl hydrolase, with amino-acid sequence MTSLVRSYAFVLALFLLSSLCLQARVLSLEISPPETVPGEKLWVAMDAREGFGSTLLEMDEGRRVFLPFQADVLVEVDSNGVRSVQHFKDFKWQSVSAGRHSALELGETMMLTLPTDTGVDRVCAVQWFIESRDGQLAGDHHYAQRHGSEVYLPFFYAVEKGGKLLKRGRFGDPQAKPRIFQLLPRLFGNENEARKVNGTLTENGTGKFSDLSDSVLSGLKADGFTHIWLTGVLQQATSTDYSEYGQSADDPDLLKGIAGSPYAIKDYFDVSPDYADDPARRLEEFKALCERMKGAGLKVLIDFVPNHVARSYRSDVRPSLAFGVDDRRDIYFHPDNNFFYLTSEITDGAAPLRLPTVNHDTGEVINETARLAGGADGFFEPEREHGRVTGNNVVSWTPSEWDWYETVKLNYGFDFLNRDGEPNYPTAITPYKSVPDTWEKMDAILAYWQEMGVDGFRVDMAHMVPPEFWKWVIHRARERSPEVFFCAEAYNDDPAKVPGHDPAMREDDNVMLALLDAGFDSVYDDPGYDTLEHVYTSTAWTNDLQQVEEQLGAFFFDRALRYTENHDEIRLAHPETWGGHGMKVGRPVTGTLFGLSRGPVMIYHGQMVGEPALGREGFGGDDQRTTIFDYWSMPELNKWWNEGAADGTRLSNEQRALRKWYVRLLKVQQQPAFTMGNTFQLNQANLKNPDYGRVDDVDWSGHWFYSYLRSDPVSGSHFLVTSNFHGSVTMRNLLVRLTDEAIEALDLGKKPDGQLLLKDRLNQSSVITTSVREALNDGIRIGDLPPLSSAYWEIKVK; translated from the coding sequence ATGACTTCACTTGTTCGCAGTTACGCTTTCGTTCTCGCCCTGTTTCTTCTCTCATCGCTCTGCCTGCAGGCAAGAGTTCTAAGTTTGGAGATATCTCCACCTGAGACCGTGCCGGGTGAAAAACTCTGGGTCGCCATGGATGCCAGAGAAGGATTTGGTTCGACACTATTGGAGATGGATGAAGGACGCCGGGTGTTTCTTCCATTTCAAGCGGATGTCCTGGTCGAGGTTGATTCAAATGGAGTCAGGTCCGTGCAGCACTTTAAAGATTTTAAATGGCAATCGGTTTCAGCGGGTCGTCATTCCGCATTAGAGTTGGGCGAAACGATGATGCTCACCCTGCCTACGGATACAGGCGTCGACCGTGTATGTGCCGTGCAATGGTTCATTGAATCCCGGGACGGGCAACTCGCGGGCGACCACCATTATGCGCAACGTCACGGAAGTGAGGTGTATCTGCCCTTTTTTTATGCGGTGGAGAAAGGAGGCAAGCTATTGAAGCGGGGACGTTTTGGTGATCCTCAGGCGAAGCCCCGGATCTTTCAACTTTTGCCCCGTTTGTTCGGGAATGAGAACGAAGCCCGGAAAGTGAATGGCACCCTGACTGAAAACGGCACAGGCAAGTTCAGTGATTTGAGTGATTCCGTTTTATCCGGACTAAAAGCGGATGGCTTTACCCACATCTGGCTGACCGGTGTCCTTCAACAGGCCACCTCGACGGATTATAGCGAATATGGCCAATCCGCCGACGATCCCGATCTCTTGAAAGGAATCGCGGGGAGCCCCTATGCGATAAAAGATTATTTTGATGTTTCTCCCGATTATGCGGACGATCCGGCCCGACGACTGGAGGAATTTAAAGCCCTTTGTGAGCGGATGAAAGGAGCGGGGTTGAAGGTCTTGATTGACTTCGTGCCCAATCACGTCGCACGCAGTTATCGTTCCGATGTGAGGCCCAGTCTGGCCTTCGGAGTGGATGATCGCAGAGACATCTACTTCCATCCCGACAATAATTTCTTTTACCTGACTTCGGAGATTACGGACGGGGCGGCACCGCTGCGCCTTCCAACTGTGAATCATGATACCGGCGAAGTGATCAACGAAACGGCGCGTCTGGCGGGTGGTGCCGATGGTTTCTTTGAGCCTGAGCGGGAACATGGCCGTGTGACAGGCAATAATGTGGTGAGTTGGACTCCGTCCGAATGGGACTGGTATGAGACGGTGAAACTGAACTACGGTTTTGATTTTCTGAATCGTGATGGCGAGCCGAACTATCCCACCGCGATCACTCCTTATAAGTCGGTGCCGGATACCTGGGAAAAGATGGATGCAATTCTGGCGTACTGGCAGGAAATGGGCGTTGACGGTTTCCGTGTGGATATGGCGCACATGGTGCCGCCGGAGTTCTGGAAGTGGGTGATCCACAGGGCCCGTGAGCGAAGCCCAGAGGTATTCTTTTGCGCAGAAGCATACAATGATGACCCGGCAAAGGTGCCCGGGCACGATCCAGCGATGCGTGAAGACGACAATGTTATGCTCGCACTCCTTGATGCCGGGTTTGATTCCGTTTATGACGACCCCGGTTACGATACGCTGGAACACGTTTACACGAGCACGGCCTGGACGAATGATTTACAGCAGGTGGAGGAGCAATTGGGCGCTTTCTTCTTCGACCGTGCCCTGCGCTATACCGAGAACCATGACGAGATACGTTTGGCTCACCCCGAGACCTGGGGCGGGCACGGCATGAAAGTTGGCCGTCCGGTGACCGGCACTCTGTTCGGCCTCTCACGCGGGCCGGTAATGATTTACCATGGCCAAATGGTGGGGGAGCCTGCCTTGGGCCGGGAAGGTTTCGGCGGGGATGACCAGCGGACGACAATTTTCGATTATTGGTCGATGCCGGAACTGAACAAGTGGTGGAATGAGGGCGCAGCCGACGGCACCAGATTGTCGAATGAGCAAAGAGCGTTACGCAAATGGTATGTGCGCTTACTGAAAGTGCAGCAGCAGCCCGCGTTTACCATGGGCAATACCTTCCAGCTCAATCAGGCGAATTTAAAGAACCCCGATTATGGGCGGGTGGATGATGTGGACTGGTCCGGGCACTGGTTTTACAGCTATTTGCGAAGTGATCCGGTCAGTGGTTCCCATTTTCTGGTGACTTCAAATTTTCACGGTAGTGTGACGATGCGAAACCTTCTTGTGCGCTTGACGGACGAGGCGATTGAAGCGCTGGACTTGGGCAAAAAACCGGATGGGCAATTGCTGCTAAAAGATCGGCTGAACCAAAGCTCGGTCATCACGACATCGGTGAGGGAAGCACTGAACGATGGCATTCGCATCGGAGATCTGCCGCCGCTGAGCTCGGCTTATTGGGAGATCAAGGTGAAGTAG
- a CDS encoding PmoA family protein, with amino-acid sequence MKRLKIIYLIACLLCGTLRAEPPVEVITSPDATTLQYDGKVLWTYHHDASEGKPYFHPLKTTKGALLTELRPKDHVWHRGLWFSWKYLNGVNYWEENKATGRSDGSTRLLATRKRIDESQRVTIEQRLDYAPTEDGPGLLEEARQLVITPPNTSGVYTIDWSSDFRALEDVVLDRTPVPGEPKGKQYGGYAGLSIRLAKSLTGGTFLTRDQAIDGGGIQGYKAQWMSFNSSQGASVLIMEHPESFRVPTTWYVAPMMPFFSPAVLFDAPYTMREGESFSLRYRLVVSPEAITADHVSSIYPEWSSE; translated from the coding sequence ATGAAACGCTTAAAAATCATTTACCTCATTGCCTGTCTCTTATGCGGGACGCTGCGAGCGGAGCCTCCGGTCGAGGTGATTACATCTCCCGATGCCACAACGCTGCAGTACGACGGTAAGGTGCTTTGGACTTACCACCACGATGCTAGTGAAGGTAAGCCCTATTTTCATCCGTTGAAGACAACAAAGGGAGCCTTGCTGACCGAACTGCGCCCGAAGGATCACGTCTGGCACCGTGGCCTTTGGTTTTCCTGGAAGTACCTCAACGGAGTGAATTACTGGGAGGAAAACAAGGCAACGGGGCGGTCGGACGGTTCGACCCGCCTCTTGGCGACCCGGAAGCGAATCGACGAATCGCAGCGAGTGACCATCGAACAAAGGCTGGATTACGCACCGACCGAAGACGGGCCCGGACTTCTGGAGGAGGCACGCCAACTGGTCATCACGCCCCCGAATACTTCGGGGGTCTATACGATTGATTGGTCTTCCGACTTTCGTGCCCTTGAGGACGTGGTGTTGGATCGAACGCCTGTTCCGGGTGAACCGAAGGGGAAGCAATACGGTGGGTACGCAGGCCTATCCATTCGCCTCGCCAAGTCATTGACCGGCGGAACATTTTTAACGCGAGATCAAGCTATTGATGGAGGGGGCATTCAGGGCTATAAAGCTCAATGGATGAGCTTTAACAGCTCACAGGGCGCGAGTGTTCTCATCATGGAACACCCGGAGAGTTTCCGTGTGCCGACAACGTGGTATGTGGCACCCATGATGCCTTTTTTCAGCCCCGCCGTGCTTTTTGATGCGCCCTATACAATGAGAGAAGGGGAGTCGTTTTCCTTGCGCTATCGACTTGTGGTGAGCCCCGAAGCGATAACTGCGGATCATGTCAGCTCAATTTACCCGGAATGGTCTTCTGAATAA
- a CDS encoding Gfo/Idh/MocA family oxidoreductase has protein sequence MNRRHFISRTGLAAGLTILPSGLLRGQSANDKLNIALIGVWGRGTAHHGWLAQENVVALCDVDGEHLGLALKKFPKAKTYTDWRKCLEQKDLDAVVIATPDHHHAFISNWALNRDLHVYCEKPLAITVEEARTVRANWLGKKGKLATQVGTQMHAQPNYARMKEMILDGAIGDLQGVIGWGNRKIPREGYYAAEGKPPPYLDWNLWLGPAEKHAYSPKYFAGGDRGSNCLEWNMFRDFGIGQMGDMGSHMMDLCWNGIDANFPTSIRASGGPFNPEVTPVKLEAHFEHPANDWRGPIRLSWYQGGALPRSPYRGIDLDAIGHGAMFKGDKGFIIADYYKRLLIPSGKEADLSYYTPRTIEDQLPEIGKFHQNWLDACKDPAKSTCCDFEYSSQYIEQMLLGLVAHQVGEPLDYDGRVGRITNHDGANSLLRKKYRPGWVLNG, from the coding sequence ATGAACCGTCGTCATTTCATTTCCAGGACCGGCCTTGCCGCTGGCCTCACTATCCTTCCATCCGGCTTGCTTCGTGGCCAATCCGCCAATGACAAGCTGAATATTGCGCTGATCGGCGTTTGGGGTCGCGGCACCGCCCACCACGGTTGGCTGGCTCAGGAAAACGTGGTAGCACTTTGCGACGTCGATGGGGAGCATTTGGGTCTGGCGCTGAAGAAGTTCCCCAAGGCCAAGACTTACACGGATTGGCGGAAGTGTCTTGAGCAAAAGGATCTGGATGCGGTGGTTATCGCCACGCCGGACCACCATCATGCCTTTATTTCCAATTGGGCGCTCAACCGCGATCTTCACGTCTATTGTGAAAAGCCGCTGGCCATCACGGTGGAAGAAGCCCGCACTGTGCGCGCCAACTGGCTCGGCAAGAAGGGGAAACTGGCCACGCAGGTCGGTACCCAAATGCACGCCCAACCCAACTACGCCCGGATGAAGGAGATGATTCTCGACGGCGCGATCGGTGATCTGCAGGGCGTTATCGGATGGGGCAACCGCAAGATCCCACGCGAGGGCTACTATGCCGCCGAAGGTAAGCCACCGCCTTATCTGGACTGGAATCTCTGGCTCGGCCCCGCTGAAAAGCATGCCTACAGCCCGAAGTATTTCGCTGGTGGGGACCGGGGCTCGAATTGTCTGGAGTGGAACATGTTCCGTGACTTCGGCATTGGCCAGATGGGCGACATGGGCAGTCATATGATGGATCTGTGCTGGAACGGCATCGACGCCAACTTTCCCACTTCGATTCGGGCGAGCGGAGGCCCTTTCAATCCCGAGGTCACGCCGGTCAAGCTGGAGGCTCATTTCGAGCACCCTGCCAACGATTGGCGCGGCCCGATCCGCCTGAGTTGGTATCAGGGAGGTGCCCTGCCGCGAAGTCCTTACCGTGGTATCGATCTTGATGCCATTGGCCACGGGGCCATGTTCAAAGGCGACAAGGGCTTCATCATCGCCGACTATTACAAACGTCTCCTGATTCCCTCAGGTAAGGAGGCGGATCTCAGTTACTACACGCCACGCACGATAGAAGACCAACTTCCCGAAATCGGCAAGTTCCATCAGAACTGGCTCGATGCCTGTAAGGACCCCGCCAAGTCCACCTGCTGCGATTTCGAATACAGCAGCCAGTACATTGAACAGATGCTGCTTGGTCTCGTCGCGCATCAGGTTGGCGAGCCCCTTGACTACGACGGCAGGGTGGGAAGGATCACCAACCACGATGGTGCGAATAGCCTGCTCCGGAAGAAGTATCGGCCGGGGTGGGTGCTCAATGGATAA
- a CDS encoding Gfo/Idh/MocA family protein produces MKQTRRDFIKKSAGAGVVLGFPTIIPSTVLGQNGKVAPSNRVTIGVIGCGGQSGAAVSYVNYPKSEIVAVCDPFKSRQDRRGDQWGVTHRFTDFRDLLARDDIDAVHVVTPDHWHVPISIAAARAGKDMYCEKPLGVSIEQNLAAREIVEKHNRIFQYGTQQRSSDACRMGIDLVLNGHIGEVQEVHVWAPGGIAEGGDPTPQPVPEDLDYDMWLGPAPKKPYSPDRVSNKGAWYIYDYALGFIAGWGAHPLDQLQWWADAVGLDIPVEYKTEGAIATGPLFNTVHKWDMKATYATGMEMTFQDSITAGEIAGKLPTGRGEPILSHGDGTMFVGTKGWVSVSRGALKASSEEIRRRAKDPGPIRLPVSRNHRGNFVDCVLRRSQPVATLESAIKSDIISHMGDIGIRTGETLKWDPVKEAVLGSDDAVQMMHRPMRAPWALS; encoded by the coding sequence ATGAAACAAACACGAAGAGACTTTATTAAAAAATCCGCAGGGGCCGGTGTGGTTTTGGGCTTTCCTACTATAATACCCTCCACCGTGCTGGGGCAAAACGGCAAGGTGGCACCGAGTAACCGCGTCACGATCGGGGTGATCGGTTGTGGGGGCCAGTCGGGGGCGGCTGTCAGTTATGTGAACTATCCCAAATCGGAGATCGTGGCCGTCTGCGACCCTTTTAAGAGCCGCCAGGATAGGCGGGGTGACCAGTGGGGCGTGACGCACCGCTTCACCGACTTTCGCGATCTCCTCGCCCGGGACGACATCGATGCGGTCCATGTGGTGACGCCCGATCACTGGCACGTGCCGATTTCGATTGCCGCCGCCCGGGCGGGTAAGGACATGTATTGCGAAAAGCCGCTCGGTGTCAGCATCGAGCAGAATCTGGCGGCCCGCGAGATTGTCGAAAAGCATAACCGGATTTTTCAGTATGGCACCCAACAGCGTTCCTCCGATGCCTGCCGAATGGGTATCGACCTGGTGTTGAACGGGCACATCGGTGAGGTGCAGGAAGTGCATGTCTGGGCACCCGGTGGGATTGCCGAGGGTGGCGACCCCACACCGCAGCCTGTGCCCGAGGATCTCGATTACGATATGTGGCTCGGCCCGGCTCCGAAAAAGCCTTACAGCCCCGACCGTGTGAGTAACAAAGGGGCTTGGTATATTTACGATTATGCCCTCGGCTTTATTGCCGGTTGGGGCGCGCATCCGCTGGATCAGTTGCAGTGGTGGGCCGATGCCGTCGGTCTTGATATCCCGGTCGAATACAAGACCGAGGGGGCCATCGCGACCGGGCCTCTTTTCAATACCGTCCACAAATGGGATATGAAAGCGACTTACGCGACCGGAATGGAAATGACTTTCCAGGACTCCATAACTGCGGGTGAAATCGCCGGGAAATTGCCCACGGGGCGCGGAGAACCTATTTTGTCGCATGGGGATGGTACCATGTTCGTCGGGACGAAGGGCTGGGTCAGTGTTTCGCGGGGTGCCTTGAAAGCCTCTTCGGAAGAGATCCGTCGCCGGGCAAAGGACCCCGGCCCCATACGACTTCCGGTAAGCCGGAACCATCGTGGCAATTTTGTCGATTGCGTACTCCGTCGCAGTCAACCCGTGGCCACACTTGAGTCCGCCATCAAGTCGGACATAATATCCCATATGGGCGACATCGGCATCCGTACCGGTGAGACTTTAAAATGGGATCCGGTGAAAGAGGCCGTTCTTGGTAGTGACGACGCGGTTCAGATGATGCACCGCCCGATGCGTGCCCCCTGGGCCTTGTCGTAG
- a CDS encoding prepilin-type N-terminal cleavage/methylation domain-containing protein — translation MMLLSAQKKRLEAKQSLRGFTLIELIMVFGVIAILAAITFSITSGVRNAQNRAKAKVELAAISQALEEYKARYGDYPRHDSNDGNYPSDQYDSVTRQPVPSEVTSTMLLYALTGRLKFDPSRAADPVYKVADSLDNSEVENAPSFIDLDKFNYSVDSSNPDTPGNPGALLDPWGNPYIYWYKWENTPDAWDKFGYHLYSTGPNGTEANDAIKAYIDGTEGVLEDGFREVADAEGIIFSGE, via the coding sequence ATGATGTTATTATCCGCACAAAAGAAACGTTTAGAAGCCAAACAGTCCCTGCGTGGCTTTACGCTCATTGAGTTAATTATGGTATTCGGCGTGATCGCCATTTTGGCTGCGATCACATTCAGCATTACGAGTGGTGTTCGTAACGCCCAAAACCGGGCCAAGGCGAAGGTTGAGCTTGCTGCCATTTCGCAAGCGCTGGAAGAATACAAGGCCCGTTACGGGGACTATCCGAGGCATGACTCCAACGACGGCAACTATCCGTCTGATCAATATGATAGCGTGACCCGACAGCCTGTGCCCAGTGAAGTGACAAGCACCATGCTGCTCTATGCATTAACCGGGCGCCTGAAATTCGATCCCAGCAGAGCCGCTGACCCGGTTTACAAAGTCGCCGACAGTCTGGACAATTCTGAAGTGGAGAATGCTCCCAGTTTCATTGATTTGGACAAGTTTAACTACTCCGTTGATTCCAGTAACCCTGATACTCCCGGTAATCCAGGTGCGTTGCTGGACCCATGGGGCAATCCTTATATCTACTGGTATAAATGGGAAAATACTCCGGATGCCTGGGACAAGTTCGGCTATCATCTTTATTCAACCGGCCCGAATGGTACAGAGGCCAATGATGCCATCAAAGCTTACATTGATGGTACGGAGGGTGTTTTAGAGGATGGCTTTCGCGAGGTTGCCGACGCCGAAGGCATCATTTTTTCCGGTGAGTAG
- a CDS encoding glycoside hydrolase family 13 protein has protein sequence MVHKLLFFFLLSVLSISASISPDWAKDVVWYQIFPERFNNGDLNNDPTRASLDYSEHVPTSWEVREWQSEWFERDEWEHEMSPHFHQTLQHRRYGGDLQGVIDRLDYLKALGINGIYFNPLFYANSLHKYDGRSFHHIDPYFGPDPQGDLALIAQETSSPKTWQWTAADKLFLKLLREAKARGIRVIIDGVWNHSGRDFFAFADIREKSRQSIYTSWYNIISFDDPGTAGNEFDYHAWHGFKSLPEFADNRSGDSLSPGPKYYIFKATQRWMDPNGDGDPSDGIDGWRLDVAEEVPDGFWQEWHAYIRKINPEVFTSAEIWGSAAGFLEDTRFASAMNYRGFAIPVKGWLIDESISATEFAGRLEYERESYDDDTAFVLQNLVDSHDTQRVASAIANRETWEYYKSDDWFDYDDGERVNARTPGYDNGPPDEDGRRIWKMVALFQATYVGAPMIYYGTELGMWSADDPEDRMPTWWHRKDDEIFTTYQKVLQLRHDRPALRRGHYRVLETRDDAQVFAFERSLKDERIVIIINRGKGDVNLNVDYLDGLQLLYATDPDVSSWRLPRLSAVVYGTR, from the coding sequence TGAGCACGTCCCCACAAGTTGGGAGGTTCGGGAGTGGCAGTCCGAATGGTTCGAACGTGACGAATGGGAGCATGAAATGTCGCCCCACTTTCATCAGACACTGCAGCACCGCCGTTACGGAGGCGACCTTCAGGGCGTAATCGACCGACTGGATTATCTCAAAGCGCTTGGGATTAACGGTATCTATTTTAATCCATTATTTTACGCCAACTCACTGCATAAATACGACGGGAGATCCTTCCACCATATCGACCCCTACTTCGGCCCCGACCCGCAGGGCGATCTGGCGTTGATCGCTCAAGAAACCAGTAGTCCGAAAACCTGGCAGTGGACTGCCGCCGACAAGCTCTTCCTAAAACTTCTGCGCGAGGCCAAAGCCCGGGGAATTCGAGTGATCATCGACGGGGTCTGGAATCACAGCGGGCGCGACTTCTTTGCCTTTGCCGACATAAGGGAAAAGTCGCGACAATCGATCTATACCAGTTGGTATAACATTATTTCATTCGATGATCCCGGCACCGCCGGGAATGAATTCGACTATCATGCCTGGCACGGCTTCAAGAGCCTTCCTGAATTTGCAGACAATCGCTCGGGCGACTCTTTGTCCCCGGGCCCGAAATATTACATTTTTAAGGCGACCCAGCGATGGATGGATCCCAACGGCGACGGCGACCCCTCCGACGGGATCGACGGCTGGCGACTGGACGTGGCTGAAGAAGTGCCGGATGGGTTTTGGCAGGAATGGCACGCCTACATCCGAAAGATCAATCCGGAGGTTTTTACCTCGGCCGAAATATGGGGCAGCGCCGCCGGTTTTCTGGAAGACACCCGCTTCGCCTCGGCCATGAATTACCGTGGCTTTGCCATTCCGGTCAAAGGCTGGCTGATTGACGAAAGTATTTCCGCCACAGAATTTGCCGGACGTCTTGAATATGAGAGAGAGAGCTACGATGACGATACGGCATTCGTCCTGCAAAATCTGGTCGACTCCCACGACACCCAACGTGTCGCCTCCGCCATCGCCAACCGTGAGACATGGGAGTATTACAAAAGTGACGACTGGTTCGACTATGACGATGGTGAGCGCGTGAATGCGCGCACCCCCGGCTATGACAATGGCCCGCCCGACGAAGACGGCCGGCGTATCTGGAAAATGGTCGCCCTCTTCCAGGCCACTTATGTGGGGGCTCCAATGATCTACTACGGGACGGAACTCGGCATGTGGAGCGCGGACGACCCCGAAGACAGGATGCCGACATGGTGGCATCGAAAAGATGATGAGATTTTCACAACCTATCAAAAGGTCTTGCAGTTACGCCATGACCGGCCCGCCCTACGACGTGGCCACTATCGTGTTTTGGAAACCCGCGACGATGCCCAGGTTTTTGCCTTTGAGCGCAGCCTGAAAGATGAACGCATCGTGATCATCATCAATCGCGGCAAGGGCGATGTGAACCTCAATGTCGACTACCTCGACGGCCTGCAACTCCTCTACGCCACCGACCCCGATGTCTCCAGCTGGCGCCTGCCCCGCCTGAGCGCTGTCGTTTACGGAACGCGTTAG
- a CDS encoding 3-keto-disaccharide hydrolase, which produces MKLFFTLFSLAGVFLTAYAEEQFRIAIDMNQPGWRALTEEDFTGVNSAEDTWVWRNGVLSCTGQPVSVLRTVKTYKNFEMVLEWRHNKPAGNSGMFVWATPESIAKLTESGKPGLPKGIEVQVLDNAFRHKMEKAGRNTEWFTTHGDVFPVGVRMTPIGKTSPNGSRSFPREDRSKDHGNWNHYYIRAVNGEVRLWVNGREVSGGTDCDPATGYLCLESEGSPIDFRNLHIRELP; this is translated from the coding sequence ATGAAACTTTTTTTCACCCTTTTCTCTCTGGCAGGAGTTTTTCTAACGGCATATGCTGAGGAGCAGTTCAGAATCGCCATCGACATGAACCAGCCAGGCTGGCGTGCCCTGACTGAGGAGGATTTCACCGGGGTCAACAGCGCTGAGGACACTTGGGTATGGCGGAATGGAGTGCTGTCCTGTACGGGTCAGCCGGTTAGCGTGCTGCGCACCGTTAAAACGTACAAGAACTTTGAGATGGTCCTTGAATGGCGCCACAACAAGCCGGCCGGCAACTCCGGAATGTTTGTCTGGGCCACGCCGGAGTCCATTGCCAAGCTGACTGAGTCCGGCAAGCCGGGCCTGCCCAAGGGGATCGAGGTGCAGGTGCTCGACAACGCCTTCAGGCATAAAATGGAAAAAGCGGGTCGAAACACCGAATGGTTTACCACCCATGGCGACGTGTTCCCGGTAGGGGTCAGGATGACGCCCATCGGCAAAACCTCCCCCAATGGTAGCCGTAGCTTCCCCCGCGAGGACCGCTCCAAGGATCACGGCAATTGGAATCACTACTATATCCGTGCGGTCAACGGGGAGGTGCGCTTGTGGGTCAATGGACGGGAGGTGTCCGGTGGCACCGACTGTGATCCCGCTACCGGCTATCTCTGCCTTGAAAGCGAGGGTTCGCCGATCGACTTTCGCAATCTACATATACGGGAGTTGCCTTGA
- a CDS encoding sulfatase/phosphatase domain-containing protein — MFLYDNGYHLGSHALGNKITMHEESVRMPMFVFGAGVTSRETTQALVSTLDLYLTLLELSGASKPLEPIMGSSLLPLLKDTGAPHYGTVFSECVGFASVSGVLAGWVNFNQLEVIVHEMPPQVNNDRNNAGTSGLCVTGGLRFQSK, encoded by the coding sequence ATTTTTCTCTACGACAACGGATACCACCTCGGCTCTCACGCTCTCGGCAATAAGATTACGATGCATGAGGAATCTGTTCGGATGCCGATGTTCGTCTTCGGTGCGGGCGTTACTTCGAGAGAAACAACGCAGGCGCTCGTCTCAACACTCGACCTATATCTCACATTACTCGAGCTTTCCGGAGCATCAAAGCCGCTGGAGCCGATCATGGGAAGTTCGCTCTTGCCACTCCTTAAGGATACCGGCGCTCCGCATTACGGGACCGTATTCTCCGAATGTGTCGGTTTCGCTTCGGTATCAGGCGTGTTGGCTGGATGGGTGAACTTCAATCAATTGGAAGTGATCGTCCATGAAATGCCACCGCAGGTGAACAATGATCGAAATAATGCAGGAACTTCCGGCCTATGTGTGACCGGTGGTCTCCGTTTTCAATCAAAATGA
- a CDS encoding substrate-binding domain-containing protein, translating to MSRIQTSTIPEQTAVHLREGIASGRWLDEMPGRDHLAKELGVSPRSIQKALDILKREGLLVPQGQGRSNRIQASREGLEVKPMRVAVLLFKQMDRNDPIVIELRHQLNDAGHFTIFPNEGVQDLGMDVKRVERLVKKTKADVWVVPGGSRKILQWFVEQNIRAFALAGRRFNVQIAGTGPNKPPLYAEVTRKLIELGHKRIVMVCSRILRIPEPSMTARVFIDTMEAHGIRTGLYNLPEWEESEEGFHELLDSLFQTTPPTALILDEPFQFHAAYHYLSHHQLRVPEDVSMVCTDADLGFNWCRPSVAHFYWDYQPVVRRIMRWVNNVARGIDDQRKSFTKAEFIDGGTIGPAPD from the coding sequence ATGTCACGCATTCAAACAAGTACGATTCCCGAACAGACCGCAGTTCATTTGCGCGAAGGCATTGCAAGTGGCCGCTGGCTGGATGAAATGCCCGGGCGCGATCATCTGGCCAAGGAGCTGGGTGTCAGTCCTCGAAGTATCCAGAAGGCCCTGGATATCCTCAAACGGGAAGGCTTGCTCGTACCACAGGGACAGGGGCGCAGCAATCGGATCCAGGCGTCGAGGGAAGGACTTGAGGTCAAGCCGATGCGGGTCGCCGTGCTGCTCTTCAAGCAAATGGACCGTAACGACCCAATCGTGATTGAGCTTCGCCACCAACTAAACGATGCCGGCCATTTCACAATTTTTCCAAACGAGGGCGTGCAGGATCTGGGAATGGACGTAAAACGGGTGGAGCGCCTTGTCAAAAAAACAAAGGCCGATGTTTGGGTCGTACCCGGCGGCTCAAGAAAGATTCTACAGTGGTTTGTGGAACAGAACATCAGAGCCTTTGCCCTGGCGGGGCGAAGATTTAATGTCCAGATTGCCGGTACCGGCCCGAACAAGCCTCCCCTCTATGCCGAAGTGACGCGCAAGCTGATTGAGCTGGGACACAAGCGCATTGTCATGGTATGTTCTAGAATATTAAGAATTCCCGAACCCTCGATGACAGCACGAGTGTTTATCGATACAATGGAGGCACACGGCATACGCACGGGACTCTACAACCTTCCGGAATGGGAAGAGAGCGAGGAAGGTTTTCATGAATTATTGGATTCCCTATTTCAAACAACTCCACCCACCGCGTTGATCCTGGACGAACCATTTCAGTTCCACGCGGCCTACCACTATTTGTCGCATCATCAATTGAGGGTACCCGAGGATGTATCCATGGTTTGCACCGATGCGGATTTGGGATTCAACTGGTGCCGCCCTTCAGTGGCCCACTTTTACTGGGACTATCAACCCGTCGTGCGCCGAATCATGCGCTGGGTCAACAACGTCGCTCGCGGCATCGACGACCAGCGCAAGAGTTTTACCAAGGCGGAATTTATCGACGGAGGCACCATCGGACCGGCGCCTGATTGA